The Haliotis asinina isolate JCU_RB_2024 chromosome 2, JCU_Hal_asi_v2, whole genome shotgun sequence genomic interval TTCTGCAGACAAGTAGTGTTTTAAGTGGAATACTTATCATGtattgttacaacactcagatGTCATTATTCTTCACATGACCATTGTTTATTCAGACATCACATATTGTCCATCCCCTGATGCCATCAGTTCTGCCTGAGAGTTTGTTGTGCCTGTACACAGACAGGAGGGACTCCCCATGGAGCTTCAGCCTCAGTCTTGCCTATGTGTTTGGGGGTAAAGTTGTAATTAGTGGTTATTGTAGAATAGACAAACAGCTTCTTTTACTCCCTTCTTTCAAAAGTGCTATGTGATATTCAGAAGTTGGGAATGTATACTTCTTTCACCTAAGTCTTTTGCTACCATTTGTAcccatgaatgaatgaatgaatgaatgaatgaatgaatgaatgaatgaatgaatgaatgtcctcCAGCATTGTATCCAAAGATCATACAAACGCAGATACGTTATTTACAGTAAATCACATACATCTAGCAAAATGGaacaacatttgtaacaaaGTGGAAGCATTTGGGTTTCCTGtaatgctgacttggttgttcTTGGTCATCACATTACAGTTATGTTGATCCACtctcataatgtcagtcactggagtttCTGGTTCTGACTTTATTATTTCAGACTAacatcatgtagctggaatcatTCAATCGTCTATGcaacaaacaatgaaaacatgtaaTGATTATCACTTTCTGGTATTGCATCAGTTTGGGAAAATTTTGAGATGCCAGCTATGATTTACATTACCTTTTTTCAGGAGAAATTGCCCCACCTGGATCTTACCTACATCTGAAACTTGGACTAATGCTGAGTTTAGCAACTGTATCAGAGGTCTGTATTTTACACATATTTCCTGCCTAGAATGATCTAATTATGATAACTGCTCTTGATGATTTTAAGTGCTCTTGAAGAACATGCCAGAAAAGCATCACTGTACTCGCAAATAGCATCCTTGGTTACTTCAGTAATTAGAAGATTGGAAATATTGACTGGGAGATTTTCAGCCACAGTAAGGCTGAAGTCATTAGTGATAATCATCAAGGTCTTTGAAATCATGTGGGATAAAGCTTGAATGATACTTCCCTGATTTATGTTGTCacagtattttttgtttttgttctagGAGAAACCACTGCACATACTTGGCATTGGCAGAGAAGTGGAGGTGATACAGAGACTCATGGACTATGGCCGCCAGTTCTGTGACAGGGGTGTGTGTCACATGACAGGCAGTCATCTCACTGGCAAAGTCATCAGCGACAGGCAAGAGACTGCCCCATACTTCATAGAAGGTGAGTCATTGCAGACATGCCAAACATGTTTCTTTCAGAAGTATTTTCCATGTTCCTGTATCATATGGCATCTAAATAAAATTGTGAAACAAGATAAACAGAAGGTGGATCTAATTTAATCCAATATTCTTTATTCTTTTCTAcaaagtgatcgtaactcccatgctgaAACATGCAATTTGAAGTGTTGTAGTGTTATTATCATCCTATTGGAAAGGGGATCTGTAACAGACCCACAAGGCTCTTTCTACCTAAACTAATGATTTTATGATTTCAGTGTGTTTGACCTTGTTGCTGACATTGTACCATGAACACAGTTTGACACCATTACCTGGTACTGGTAACTAATATGGAGATCATTTATGTAACATAATTGTCTGAATTTGGCAGAACAAAAATGTCTGCTAAATTACACTAGACTTGGACAAACAAACCattggtcatcatcatcctcctCATCAGGTAGCAGGATCTTGATGGATGATTCCAGCTATCTCACAACAGCATGATTTTTATTGGGGAGGGATATGATGTGAGAATCTGGTGTTGATACCAGACTAAAGTTGTGTGTTATAGGTGGTTCCTTGTTGTTGGCATCCGGAGGAGTGTGTTTCTTGGGGGAGCTGGGCAGGCTAAAGAGGAAGGTCCAGGAAAAACTGCAAGCAGGTACACACCCTACAAAGAGGGACATTTGAAGAaccattaaaggtcacatgcaacgtaaaacacaactttgcagattctggtacctttcggtaagcacttaccgaaacaaatcataaaaaatgccaattcaacctataaagttgaaaaaaacgcaatgaaaaaaaagcccgcgaaatcggagttcaaacgtttcactaaattccccccagcgctggggggaaaactggtttcaatagcTCTGCTGCGCTGcatccataacgcatgcgcagtgaataggttcgcagagcttgaaacagtatgcatgcccagcgtctgaggtcgtgagcagtagtctaatcttggttgtgtacacaaacaagtacatagcatatcagcaaatgaaacagccaatcggaagccgtcgttacacttgagtgcatatccacccactatgactgggttcggcctcccgagggcttcgtttcgggggaagtacgcccaagtacaaaatattgcacttttgaatcgcgattgtacacttataattgtgtttatttgtttttttaaaagcagcaatgtatattatatgtcatgaataagtgataaatgtgttttaattatgtttgatttttttggttgcatgtgacctttaagtatatGAATGTTGTGTTCATGGTTGGTTGTATATGACAGTACTAAGATGTATTGTTGGCAGTACCGAGGTGTGTTGATTGTTGGCACTACATGCCTTAGTATGTTTAACAGTGTGTTTGTAGTGCTTGGTAATGACATGGTGTGACAACTTGATCTTTACCAGTGTAATACAGTACCTAGATCTGTTGTGTGTTGGTAGTGCTAAACTAACAAGTTGCATTGACTGTTGGCAGTACTTGGCAGTGCTAAAGTGTACCTGGAGCTTGCCGCTAAACACACTGGTGGCCTCCCCCAGCGCACAGTTCAACCCCTCACTTGCCAGATATGGGGGTACTCGGACAACACACCCAACAAAGGAAATACATCTGACGATCTGTTCAGTCATCAGGACTCTGGAATCATTGCAAAATCAATGTTGGAGTAAAGTCACTATTTTTCTTGGCTGTATGTTTAACTATCTCAACACAACGTAAAGATGTTAGTAGAAAATATTCAGAAATAACTGGCATTTACTATTGCTTTCCATGTGAGAGAAAAAGATAAACATTGATTTAGTGAATACCTGACATCAATTTAATGCCACAGCCATAACAATGTATAGAATATATTTACAACTTTTCTAATTTTACCAGGAAGTTCCTGGGCTTCATCAGTTATGTctgttcacctgatgaaggggcaagtcaggtagcccagaaacattgtgttgtaaatattaaagaagtGAGCACCATACCATATGTTATGCTATGCTACCTTCCAACTTTTAAATGCCCACATGTTATGCTATGCTACCTTCCAACTTTTAAATGCCCATCAAGTGCCACAGAGTTTAGCAGACCTTTGTAATGTTGCTTTCCATAACACcaataaaacaaatttcacTTATCTTTTTACTGATATTTGTGCACTTTAGTATGCCCATATGTATGGACTGTTGAAGTACTTCAACTGATAGAAGTTTGGTGTCATTTGTGCAGTGGGTTTGGGTGTATCTGTTACACCGATGTTGATGACGAAGTGACAAGAGAGGAGGTCAATACCCTCACAGCCAGCCAGGTTCTAGTACAGTCTATGGAATCTCAACAGCGGAAAAACAAACTACCTGTATCAGCTGACGACTTCAGGCAGGTGAGTCATGATTGCGGGGCTTCCATCTTAAGCTgattatatatgtacatttgtttAACCAATAACTTGAAGTCAAAATGATTGCCAATATATTTCAACAGTTGTATATACAAGCAAAAgtatttttacatatttgtaaatagatgTTATTGTCCCAAGACCTGATAGAAGCTGAATTATCTTTGAAATGTTATGGAGGAAAATGACACCTGTAacttttgaaagaacaaatttaATTGAATATTATGTACATAGTGTATCCTTATGAAAAGGAGATGTGGACTTTGAACTTTGACTAGACAAACAGCTAGTTTCAGAAATGAACAAATAAGACAGTCAGTAAATTAATGTCTACAGAAATATTAAATAAGAACCTGGAaacttttttttaattttcagaaattgtGGATCATATACACTTTTCAAATGTTCAACCTCTGCATTGGCTCtgttgggtatatttgtttcaacacCTGTATGACAGGCTTGATGTCAGCTAAAGTTTGGATTTTCTGTTACTGTCTTACTCATTACATTGTGTAATGGTTTTGAAAGTGAAATATGGTTTTCATGTGGAAATATCAAATCAGTATATTCCTGGAGTGAAATCATTTGTAGAATGACACTATGTGTGTTTTCTtttagaatattgataaaatagaATGAGAATTTCAACTTTGTCAGGTAACAGATGTGATTAGCgtattttttcacaaaatcCTGTACTTATTTACCAATATACAATTTTGGAACGCAGTTTTTCCAGTACCTGAGCAGCTATAGAACCAAGATGACTGGTGAAGCCCTGCACCTGTTACAGATGTACTTCCAGGCCAGTAGAAAGACACGAGTTTGTTCAGAGTCTGGCACAGGCGTTCCTGTCACTGCCCTGCAAACACTGTAAGTGCCAAGATCTAGCCCTTATGAATATTTCAAGCTTCACTATAAGAGTGTGATTTAAAATCCCAGATTGGACACAATCCAGaaatgtactagaatctgtactttacaaagaaagatCCCAAATAGAGCATGCATTGCTTCTagcgtttgcttgtttttctcCCTTATTGCCAGTAGAAAGACACGAGCTTGTTCAGAGTCTGGCACAGGCGTTCCTGTCACTGCCCTGCAAACACTGTAAGTGCCAAGATCTAACCCTTATGAATATTTCAAGCTTCACTATAAGAGTGTGATTTAAAATCCCAGATAGGACACAATCcagaaaagtactagaatctgtactttacaaagaaagatCCCAAATAGAGCATGCATTGCTTCtagtgtttgcttgttttttctccctgtatttttttcaagaattgttttaaaaataccTAAATAAACTTAACAGTTTAAATCTCTCAAACTGGCAGGAACATCCCATTTTGtggaattatatataatttttagACAAGAGTAACGCTAGTCAGGTAGCATTCTTttcacacatgaaaaagcacacatacaacacactgacACCTGCTTCTCTCTTGCATTTTGATAATGATTTGTTTGACTTTTTTAAATGCCTTTGTTCTTGAGCAGACATATGCTTATGAAATACTTACAAATTGTTCAGACATACATTTCCAGTATGTTTTAGAACTTCAGCCAATTAccaattttaaaacaaaagacCTTAATGAAGTCATTGTCTCCAATTACCACGAACAGCTTGGAATGCTTCTCTTCACACTGTAGGTGTTACACTGTTAAATAATTACCCCATTGTTCTTACCTGTTAATTTGATAGCTGCTTACTTGTGAAAACATTGCCTCTATTATCATTCAGTGCTGTATTCCATTCTTCTTACTGGAActaatgtgtttgttttaggTAAGAATTAGTGATAATTAATCTTTGATCTTTGTAGCAATCCATGATTGTTTGTGTAGGCTTGACTTTGATCTTACTCCTTAAGAAAACACAGACTAACTTCAAAGTACCAGTGTGATAGCCTATCTGTTATTGTCTGGAGATTACAATTTCATTAACATGAGTTTCTAACACCTAAGCTTGAGTATATATTCTGTGCAAGCTGATGCCATGTCATTCTGTACTGACGGGAAGAGCAGTATATGCTGCATGTAGTTACACTAGTGACTTGTGTTAGCTGTTATATTCTCAATTCTGGAAGATGgatgctgttgctgctgcagaTGAACTAAGATGTCTTctcatctctcataacacagCCACCCAGCAACTACATTCTCTTGGTAGGTATCAACTGAAGCCAGGTCTCCTCAatcaatgtcatgtaaaaatctTTGAATTGGGATAGTTCTATGTACATCAAATTTATTAATTGTGTGTATGTCAATCAACTTTACTATGAAAATGTATACTTGCAGTATTGTAACATCACTTGCTTGAAAAGGGTGTTAGTAGCTACACCAAAATGTTGCTTTTTAATATTATCATAAGAAGATAcatatccatagaactctctCCGTTGTAAAATGGTGTTCAATCAAGTAATCTTAGCCAATGTTTCATCCGTATGTTTACAACTGAAACCTATCCTGAAAGAGGTAATACTTCAGGATTTGGCACACACTGAGGTACTAATATACAACCACAACCAGTTTAATCCCACCCTTGATCTCAAGGATGGTACTGATGCTAGTTAGCTTCAAATGTCATAGGAGTACTGAAGTGATGACATGAAtaagatattttttaaatatctcAATGTGTCCTATGTGATTCAACTGTATTAAATTCATACTACtatttgttttctgtaaaatcTTGTATTATTAATTCTTCCTGCATAAATTTAAATTCCACAGCAATATCAACCATCAAACTTTTTGACACATTATCAATTTGATAAGTATTGTTAAACATAAAGGCTGAATACCACCATGGCAACATAATTTGGTGTCTCTATCAAAGTTATTACATGAATTTAGTTGGAATGGTATTAATATAATTTCCTCTTTTCATAGATAATGAGATCAGTCGACTGACCAATAAGCTTGAGACAGTCCCAACAGCATGTCGCCTATCATTGACTGAGCGTGTGACAGCCCTTGAAGGAGTACGTAGGATGTTCTCTGTCTTCTGTTCACTCAAGTGGCAGGAAGTTCAAGCATTTGTCGGTGACATTACTTCATCACTAGACCAGCAACACACAGACCTAGAGActgatgtcagtgttgaagAGGATGTGAGAGATCTAGGCACATGGACATCTTGTATTTCCCTCAGGGGACAGTGATCATTCCAACGTTGAGATGGGTGAATTAACCTACTTACAAATGTACAGTGTTAACTGCCTGCCAGTGTGTTCAGATCTGGAGTAGGCAAATCACTGAGACAGATGGTAGCTCTTACTGCCCAGACACGGACAGGCAATAATTCAAACAAAGACATACACATGTCTTTGGTTTCAAAGAACCATTAAGACATGGTCAGTACTTGACACAGATGACTACATAGTCAGTATGTAGCTTGGAAGGACTCGGTCAATGAAAATGAATTGAGAAATAGTCTGAAGCTGTCCAAGCTGAAactgtaaatattatttaataGTGCTTTGGAACAAGTTGCAATCTTGTTAATGCTTTTGATGAATTTAGTGCTTGAATGGAATAAACtatgttttcataaatgatTGTTGTTTTCATCTGCCAGAATATAAGAATTTGAGTTGTTGTAACATTGAGTAATATTAAATACTACATTATGACAAAGGTAGATgtttaaaaatagaaaaattgataaaacaaatatgtgtgcATCACTTACATTGCTATGAATATTTCTGTTTCACGCTTTCAGTGTATAATGTGAGACATGTAATACACTAGGTAGGTATACAAGGACATATCATCATACTCAGTGTACTTTCTGTCCAGCTGTATTAGTACACCATTGTTCATGTAACAATActttaatgaaaaaaacaaactgaaaattgaAGACATCCATCAGATTGTTAAAAATGTCATTTAGTATTTAGGATTGCGTATTATTTGGTTTGTTTCTCCCAAATAAAAAGCTATGGTAAGTCTAATGCAAATAAGTCCTAAACCAGATTTTAATATTAATCACTATTTAATCTATGTTGGAGAGTGTCCCTAATCACCATTAGGCacaatatatgtgtattttgtattttgcagtGTCCCTGTTGTATTCTGTGAGTTTTTAACTGTTCCTAAGTATCTGCTCAAGAATGGGTCAGACTATGTACTTTGTGATTGAGAGTGACCCCACTCAAAGCCAGGTTAGAAACAGTCTGTGCAGAGTGACCCCACTGAAATCCAGGCTAGATAAATGCCTTGGTATTGTAGTGGTGCCCACAGAACGATCATGGGTTTCAACCTAGTCCTCATCATACGAAAAGATGTTAAGATATGGTACTTACTTTGTCTTTGCCTGGCATTAATGGCTGCAAAGGAGTTAGTATGATGTGTTtcagtggggtattcatgcttaactgtgtcCTGGTATCTCAGTGGGGTAGCACTATGAAACCAGTatggctagtacaagcagccacacatacacactcatgcACATTATCATAagacgttaaaccccatttcacctcaccgtGCCAGGCCAAACACAGTCTGTGTGTACATAATTCTACAGGGTGTCTGTCTCTTGCAGCCTGGTCAGACAATCTGTTTGTACTCTGTTGCAGTGTGTCCCTGTCTCATGGCCAGGCAAAGCTCAGTCTGCGTCACAAGGTCCTAGAGGAGGATGCTGTCATGGCCATCAGGATATATGAGGAAATTCTTACAGCAAGATTTGGTTAGTTCAACATGACGAAATAACTGAAATGCAACCATAGTTTACTGTGCCATACTTATTGTTACTTGGTATTTTAAACTTAATTTATTGAGAAGGATATAGTATTACCACAGCTCATGGGATTGCTCTATCCCATTTCATGATCTTACTTATGGCATCTGGCATTGATATCAGTTTTCAAGTTAACCCCTCCATGTTTTTGTAATTTTCATCAAGtatcagaaaacatgttttcaaatctTGATCTTTGAATTTGTACAGGAATGTCCATATTGAATGTGCAGCCAAGATCTCATGTGACAAGCAAGTGTTTTGAAGAGTTTATAGGACCAGAGGTAtgtatgattttttaaaaccagatcaaaacCTTAAATTTTTGGTGCTGTGAAACtatttgaaaatttgatttgACCAAAAACTCACATTATCAAAATGTTACTAGGCAGTCTCCAAAGCACTGTAAACATGAGGTCCTAAGTTGGTACCCCTGATCACCTGCATGAAATCAGGGGCAGATCCAGTGCCCCATCTCCATCTCCCCCAATTTTTTCCTCCAAGAGGATTATTTCACCCTAACCTTTGATGTATGTGCACCCCCACGGAAATGCATCAGCATCTTGTAACCATTGTTGTATGTTTCAATTTAAGCAATCGAACACATGTCTGTTCTCTCTATTGTCTTCTTATCAGTAGTTTTCCAGCTTAGAGGCAAAACCGTTAAACATCTTCGTTATGACATTCAAGCATAGGTAATGAATTGATCCTTTTttctatttatttcattttaatttttaatcTTCACAGAATGACAGGGCAATGCACCAGTTTCATATTCAACTGATCCGATTCTGTGGTCACACTGGAAACATGGAGGAATGACGTGTACACATTGTCACAGACATCACTTTGGATGTTACAGTAGATGTAACAAAATACATTACAGTGGGACCATGTGATACTTACACTATATGatcacattcttacatgagtCAGTACTGCAGACTCAACAGCAATATTGGTACTATCAGGCTCTGTGTCAGAAGTGTTTGTTGACTGGATCAGTGTAAATGTAAAGATGTCTGACCTGCTCCACAGTAGAAGCATTTGTTAACCTGAACAGTGAGCGGCAGCAAATACATAACTCTTAAATATAAAGGTCTTAACATCAGCAAAGAATTCTAATTCGGAgtaaactattaatttcagtaTTGATGCCCAATGTTGCTTGAATTGTTCtaatgacattgctggaatctCTTTATGTTGTTGGTGCTGGTTCATCTGTGTCAGAGTATTTCTTAACGAGTTCAAATTGTCTGCATTGTATACTGTTCACTTTTATTATAGTAACCCTTCAACATCTGTGATAGTACACTTAGTAATAAACTATTTCTTTCagagtttattttttttatttatccaTATATAATACAAAGAAGTTAAATAAGCACATTCTGTATTTTTGCAGGTTTTCAACATGTacgaaacaaaaaaacattttgtggtGACCATGATGGAACCTCACTGATATCTTTATGTGac includes:
- the LOC137274561 gene encoding minichromosome maintenance domain-containing protein 2-like, with protein sequence MIRIAKELLVYHFKIDVDPAELTELNAALGNLVLLKPLKATEIFQEIVFQTAQELELLPSDTTLSQISVVLKLSSLPSPLESCRIKCMKDLSRNIGSCNYIKFDGVVTGITGISKYTQSTRYVCPHPACEGNEGHKFIRVHIAGASETQTIRNDFRCSACGSVLEEDKSSRNISDKLLAEVVHEACFHDVINVKSRQRVQAVPVYVRDELCEKIQIGKKYQIIGMVRKNITGEMVSLAIEANNIIETSHIVHPLMPSVLPESLLCLYTDRRDSPWSFSLSLAYVFGGEIAPPGSYLHLKLGLMLSLATVSEEKPLHILGIGREVEVIQRLMDYGRQFCDRGVCHMTGSHLTGKVISDRQETAPYFIEGGSLLLASGGVCFLGELGRLKRKVQEKLQAVLGSAKVYLELAAKHTGGLPQRTVQPLTCQIWGYSDNTPNKGNTSDDLFSHQDSGIIAKSMLDGFGCICYTDVDDEVTREEVNTLTASQVLVQSMESQQRKNKLPVSADDFRQFFQYLSSYRTKMTGEALHLLQMYFQASRKTRVCSESGTGVPVTALQTLVSLSHGQAKLSLRHKVLEEDAVMAIRIYEEILTARFGMSILNVQPRSHVTSKCFEEFIGPENDRAMHQFHIQLIRFCGHTGNMEE